The Podospora pseudocomata strain CBS 415.72m chromosome 1 map unlocalized CBS415.72m_1, whole genome shotgun sequence genome has a segment encoding these proteins:
- the DNM1 gene encoding Dynamin-related GTPase protein (COG:U; EggNog:ENOG503NU71): MAALGDDLLATVNKLQDLVFNTIGNDSLDLPQIVVVGSQSAGKSSVLENIVGRDFLPRGSGIVTRRPLILQLINVPSEDEAEDPLAASYRNPNQALRNEWAEFHHIPNRRFTDFGDVKREIENETARVAGSNKGINRQPINLKIYSPHVLNLTLVDLPGLTKVPIGDQPTDIEKQTRNLISEYIAKPNSIILAVSPANVDIVNSEALKLARHVDALGRRTIGVLTKVDLMDHGTNALDILSGRVYPLKLGWIGVVNRSQQDIQGNKPMEEALKSEMEFFRHHPAYRNIATRCGTQFLAKTLNTTLMAHIRDRLPDIKARLNTLMGQTQQELASYGDMHFSGKEHRGSLILTQMTRFATSFISSIDGTSTEISTKELCGGARIYYIFNSVFGSSLESIDPTSNLSAHDIRTAIRNSTGPRPSLFVPEMAFDLLVKPQIKLLESPSQRCVELVYEELIKICHTCGSNELSRFPRLQAKLIEVVSDLLRERLGPASTYVESLISIQRAYINTNHPNFLGAAAAMSHVVSNKQERERKRLIQEERERRERRRLKELGANGADTPAEEEEDKGTPEKESVAIRKAAAKNVRSLSPAVRESASGGLAAALNGGRSDSPARLNGQGLGNAKDSFLNYFFGKDGAIVPGAPPPHSQMGRHINQMSEPSFSQSMRRQEEKPMRSPMMPLRSDDNLDFTSKTTETADGSSDPAMTDREAMEAELIRALISSYFNIVRESIADQVPKAIMHLLVNHCKDVVQNRLVSELYKESMFEELLYEDDAVKKEREKCEKLLQTYREAAKIIGEVV; encoded by the exons ATGGCCGCTCTCGGCGACGACCTGTTGGCGACTGTGAACAAGTTGCAGGACCTGGTCTTCAACACCATTGGAAATGACTCTCTCGATCTGCCCCAGATT GTTGTCGTCGGCTCACAATCTGCGGGAAAATCCTCTGTGCTCGAAAACATCGTTGGGCGAGACTTCCTTCCCAGAGGCAGTGGCATTGTGACTCGCAGGCCCCTGATTCTGCAGCTGATCAACGTCCccagcgaggatgaggccgAGGACCCCCTTGCCGCTAGCTACCGGAATCCCAACCAAGCTCTCCGGAATGAGTGGGCAGAGTTCCACCATATTCCCAACCGGAGGTTCACCGACTTTGGGGATGTGAAGCGGGAAATTGAAAATGAGACGGCGAGAGTTGCAGGAAGCAACAAGGGCATCAACCGCCAGCCCATCAACCTGAAAATCTACTCTCCTCACGTCCTGAACCTCACGCTCGTTGACTTGCCAGGACTGACAAAG GTTCCCATCGGCGATCAACCTACCGACATTGAGAAGCAGACTCGAAACCTCATCTCAGAGTACATTGCCAAACCAAACAGCATTATTTTGGCCGTGTCCCCGGCAAACGTTGACATTGTCAACTCGGAGGCTCTAAAGCTCGCAAGGCATGTCGACGCCCTCGGGAGGAGAACGATTGGCGTTCTTACCAAGGTCGATTTGATGGACCACGGCACAAATGCGCTTGATATTCTTTCCGGCCGTGTGTATCCTCTGAAGCTGGGCTGGATCGGAGTCGTCAATCGGTCGCAGCAAGACATCCAAGGTAACAAGCCCATGGAGGAGGCATTGAAGTCAGAGATGGAATTTTTCAGGCACCATCCCGCATATCGGAACATTGCGACCCGCTGCGGCACCCAATTTCTGGCCAAAACTCTTAACACGACCCTCATGGCACACATCCGCGACAGGCTTCCCGACATCAAGGCTCGCCTCAACACTCTTATGGGACAGACTCAACAGGAGCTCGCCAGTTATGGAGACATGCATTTTAGCGGCAAAGAGCATCGAGGCTCGCTCATCTTGACCCAGATGACACGCTTTGCGACATCGTTCATATCCTCCATTGATGGTACTTCTACCGAAATTTCGACCAAGGAGCTCTGTGGTGGCGCCCGTATCTATTACATATTTAACTCGGTGTTTGGAAGCTCACTGGAATCGATCGACCCCACGTCGAATCTTTCTGCGCACGACATTCGGACGGCGATCCGCAACTCTACCGGCCCTCGGCCCAGCCTGTTTGTCCCCGAAATGGCCTTTGACCTGCTTGTGAAGCCGCAGATCAAGCTTCTCGAATCCCCAAGTCAACGATGTGTTGAGCTCGTTTACGAGGAGCTCATCAAGATCTGCCACACATGTGGATCCAACGAGCTTTCCCGCTTCCCCAGGCTTCAAGCTAAACTGATTGAGGTTGTGTCTGACCTTCTCCGGGAGAGGCTCGGCCCGGCATCGACATATGTAGAATCCCTGATTTCCATTCAGCGAGCGTACATCAACACGAACCACCCCAACTTCCTTGGCGCCGCCGCAGCCATGAGTCACGTTGTTAGCAACAAGCAAGAGCGGGAGAGAAAGCGCCTGATTCAAGAAGAGCGGGAGAGAAGAGAACGGAGGCGGCTAAAGGAGCTCGGCGCCAACGGCGCGGACACTcccgctgaggaggaggaggacaaggggACGCCAGAAAAAGAATCCGTCGCGATACGAAAGGCGGCTGCCAAGAACGTCCGTAGCCTTTCACCTGCGGTACGCGAATCTGCATCAGGCggtcttgctgctgcgctTAACGGAGGTCGCTCGGACTCTCCTGCCCGGTTGAACGGACAAGGGTTAGGCAACGCGAAAGACTCGTTCCTTAACTACTTCTTTGGTAAGGATGGCGCCATTGTGCCGGgagcaccacctcctcactcACAAATGGGCCGCCATATCAACCAAATGTCGGAGCCTTCCTTTAGCCAGAGCATGAGGCGGCAAGAAGAGAAGCCGATGCGATCTCCCATGATGCCGCTCAGAAGTGACGATAATCTCGACTTTACGTCCAAGACCACCGAAACT GCCGATGGTAGCAGCGATCCAGCCATGACGGACCGCGAAGCTATGGAAGCGGAGCTTATTCGGGCGCTAATCAGCTCCTACTTTAACATTGTTCGTGAGAGCATTGCGGACCAGGTGCCCAAAGCCATCATGCACTTGCTCGTTAACCACTGCAAGGACGTGGTTCAGAACCGACTGGTGAGCGAGCTGTACAAGGAGTCGATGTTCGAAGAGCTCCTGTACGAGGATGATgccgtcaagaaggagcgTGAGAAGTGCGAGAAGCTGCTCCAGACCTACCgcgaggcggccaagatcaTCGGCGA
- the COX19 gene encoding Cytochrome c oxidase assembly protein cox19 (EggNog:ENOG503P5KE; COG:C): MSTFGSPGALPNTKPTPPQRGSFPLDHDGECKDVMMSYLSCIKKVKGVNQDECRQLAKSYLGCRMDHNLMAKDDFKNLGFKEDKTPSQAGTNTNGVKGELQW, translated from the exons ATGAGTACCTTCGGAAGCCCTGGGGCTCTCCCAAATACCAAGCCCACCCC ACCACAGAGAGGGAGTTTTCCCCTTGATCATGACG GAGAGTGCAAAGATGTCATGATGAGTTACCTAAGCTGTATCAAGAAGGTCAAAGGCGTCAACCAGGACGAATGCCGGCAACTGGCCAAGTCATATCTTGGGTGTCGGATGGACCA TAATTTGATGGCAAAAGACGACTTCAAAAACCTGGGGTTTAAGGAGGACAAAACTCCCAGCCAGGCTGggaccaacaccaacggcgTCAAGGGCGAGCTTCAGTGGTGA
- a CDS encoding uncharacterized protein (COG:C; EggNog:ENOG503NZ5K): MRVVQPIRYGPGSVVPRQQALRRNFGTTVRLQSYADTLPNLRIGAHTRVMFQGFTGKQATANAKDSIAWGTNIVGGVRPGRIGEHLGLPVLPTVQSAMKELKPDATAIYVAAHQAPGAIEEAIEAEVPLVVAVAEHIPLHDMLRIHSILKTQSKSRLVGPNSPGIISAVGKCRIGFQPLPCFSPGRIGIIAKSGTLSYETVASTTRAGLGQSLCIGVGGDIVPGTDLREALTVLENDSDTEAIALIGEIGGLGELDAAEWIRDYHSRTQTPKPIVGLIAGIHEPRGRIMGHAGAFTIVGEPDAKEKIEALVSAGVTMVTHPGQFGEAFKARLGGSTHGVNSSAGRGKLGNQRRQIHTAVGRPQTRTRFLAKPCTQQRRHLTLSEDDSMDLLREAGLNCGHYSGLGTRRFLAIGVDRSTKSPCILAAPTVDDDQIEKMVKRYPFDYRHGPDELAIERVASHLHISLKESAHESLRRLVHRLSDIFYEKEAYLMETEIVERLGEIKVVDARFGFDDAAYRSCGRQTELQKLRNTAVEDASELEAEKSGIMYIKLEGSGTIGTLVNGAGLAMNTVDALGGHATNFLDTGGKATSETVKHGFEVILKDPRVRVIFVNIFGGLTLGDMIANGIIMAFKELSPRVPVVVRIRGTNEKEGQKLIEESGLPLYAFDDFEAAKAKAIELSSA; this comes from the exons ATGCGTGTTGTTCAGCCTATCCGATATGGGCCCGGATCCGTCGTGCCGCGGCAGCAAGCCCTGCGCAGAAACTTTGGAACAACAGTGAGACTGCAGAGCTATGCCGACACTCTTCCCAATCTCCGTATAGGAGCACACACCCGTGTCATGTTCCAAGGCTTCACGGGCAAGCAGGCAACAGCAAATGCCAAAGACTCGATCGCTTGGGGGACCAACATTGTTGGAGGCGTGAGGCCCGGCCGGATCGGAGAACATCTCGGGCTTCCGGTGCTCCCCACGGTTCAGTCA GCCATGAAAGAACTCAAACCAGATGCAACAGCGATCTATGTAGCAGCTCATCAGGCCCCAGGTGCTATCGaggaggccattgaagccgAGGTTCCTTTGGTCGTGGCAGTAGCAGAACATATTCCTCTGCACGACATGCTTCGA ATTCATTCTATCTTAAAGACTCAATCCAAGTCTCGCCTGGTCGGTCCAAACTCCCCAGGGATCATCTCCGCCGTGGGAAAGTGTCGAATCG GATTCCAGCCCTTGCCTTGCTTCTCGCCAGGGAGAATTGGAATCATTGCTAAATCAGGTACGCTGAGCTATGAAACTGTGGCGTCAACCACGAGAGCTGGTCTTGGGCAGAGCCTTTGTATAGGCGTGGGCGGTGACATTGTTCCCGGTACAGACCTGAGGGAGGCTTTGACTGTCTTAGAAAATGACAGTGATACGGAGGCTATTGCTCTAATCGGGGAAATCGGCGGTTTGGGTGAGCTGGATGCTGCCGAATG GATCCGAGACTATCATTCTCGCACACAAACTCCAAA GCCAATAGTCGGGCTTATCGCTGGGATTCACGAGCCACGCGGTCGTATCATGGGTCATGCCGGAGCTTTCACTATCGTTGGGGAACCTGatgcgaaggagaagatagAAGCGCTGGTGTCTGCTGGTGTGACAATGGTGACACACCCAGGTCAGTTTGGTGAAGCTTTCAAGGCAAGATTGGGAGGGTCTACACACGGGGTGAACTCCTCAGCTGGTCGCGGCAAATTGGGAAACCAGCGTAGACAGATCCACACGGCTGTCGGTAGACCTCAAACGAGGACTCGGTTTCTAGCAAAACCGTGCACACAGCAACGGCGCCACCTGACATTGTCCGAGGACGACTCTATGGATCTGCTGCGCGAAGCAGGCCTTAACTGCGGCCATTACTCGGGGCTAGGCACTAGGCGCTTCTTAGCCATCGGGGTCGATCGTTCGACTAAATCACCGTGTATTCTTGCGGCTCCTACCGTGGATGACGATCAGATCGAGAAGATGGTAAAACGTTACCCCTTCGACTATCGCCACGGTCCAGACGAGCTTGCCATTGAGCGTGTTGCCAGTCACCTGCACATCAGTCTCAAGGAAAGTGCCCATGAATCTCTCCGCCGTCTTGTCCACAGACTATCAGACATATTTTACGAAAAGGAGGCATATCTGATGGAGACAGAGATTGTGGAACGTCTTGGTGAGATCAAGGTGGTTGATGCTCGCTTCGGCTTTGACGACGCAGCCTATCGAAGCTGCGGACGGCAGACCGAGTTGCAGAAATTGAGAAACACAGCCGTGGAGGATGCCTCTGAGCTTGAGGCGGAAAAGAGTGGCATTATGTACATCAAATTGGAGGGTAGCGGGACCATCGGAACCTTAGTCAATGGCGCAGGGCTCGCCATGAACACGGTCGACGCTCTGGGGGGCCACGCAACTAATTTTCTCGATACTGGCGGGAAAGCAACTAGCGAGACGGTCAAGCACGGCTTCGAGGTTATCTTGAAAGATCCAAGGGTCCGGGTGATATTTGTGAATATTTTTGGCGGGCTGACTTTGGGGGACATGATCGCCAACGGCATCATAATGGCTTTCAAGGAGCTCTCGCCACGCGTGCCCGTCGTGGTACGGATTCGAGGGACCAACGAGAAGGAGGGACAGAAACTCATCGAGGAAAGTGGCCTCCCGCTTTACGCGTTTGACGATTTCGAGGCGGCTAAGGCGAAGGCGATAGAGCTATCAAGTGCTTag
- a CDS encoding uncharacterized protein (COG:G; EggNog:ENOG503NUX4): MIPSSTVPGRLPGTSAPETGLVDVEGTMRSGKEEITGESDSSEVKDFKEGGYGWMVVFSVALVNAHTWGLNSSYAVFLAYYLRSGDIAGSSPLAFAFVGGLSISISLLVSPLVTWCIGRFGTIPTFRIGVVFEAISFVGASFSTHIYHLILSQGVCFGIGLGFCFTATVGVVPQWFVKRRSFANAVATSGSGFGGLTYSLATNAMITNLGLPWAFRILAIVAFVVNGGCSLILRDRNKAVGAKHVPFHLDLFKLPEYWLFLGWGFFSLMSYVIVVFSITDYAQQVGFSASQGSLAAAIFNLSQGIGRPLIGLASDHVGRLNVAGLGTLTAGVVAFFLWVFAGKSYPGLIIYALFGAFAGIIWPCVAPVGAEVVGLSLLPAALSIYWLVLVLPATFAEVIGLMLRTSGVDGYLNVQIFTGVMYIASFVSIWLLRSWKLQQMEILGTMDDPLAVEAPNAVQSGAKASKNGRPRSYIMNMFVFRHV; this comes from the exons ATGATCCCAAGTTCGACTGTCCCAGGCAGGTTGCCGGGCACGTCAGCCCCTGAGACTGGGCTGGTCGATGTTGAGGGAACCATGAGATCTGGAAAGGAAGAGATAACAGGGGAAAGTGACTCTTCCGAAGTGAAAGACTTCAAGGAAGGTGGATATGGCTG GATGGTTGTCTTCTCAGTCGCCTTGGTCAACGCTCATACATGGGGCCTAAACTCATCATATGCCGTGTTTCTTGCCTATTACTTGCGCTCTGGAGATATCGCTGGCTCTTCACCGCTTGCCTTTGCTTTTGTTGGCGGTCTCTCAATCTCGATCT CGCTGCTCGTCTCTCCACTGGTGACATGGTGTATAGGGAGGTTTGGAACCATACCTACGTTTCGGATAGGGGTTGTGTTCGAAGC CATCTCATTTGTGGGAGCCTCCTTCTCGACTCACATATATCACCTAATCCTAAGCCAAGGAGTGTGTTTTGGAATTGGTTTGGGGTTTTGTTTTACAGCAACAGTCGGTGTAGTGCCCCAGTGGTTTGTTAAGCGACGTTCCTTTGCCAACGCTGTGGCGACATCTGGCTCTGGATTTGGTGGCCTCACATACTCCTTGGCCACCAATGCCATGATAACCAACCTGGGGCTGCCATGGGCTTTCAGAATCCTCGCCATTGTGGCGTTTGTGGTCAACGGTGGGTGCAGCTTGATCCTCCGTGATCGCAACAAGGCGGTCGGGGCGAAGCATGTGCCCTTCCATCTGGATCTCTTCAAACTACCTGAATATTGGCTATTCTTGGGTTGgggcttcttttctctcaTGAGTTATGTCATTGTTGTATTTTCCATCACGGACTATGCTCAACAAGTTGGCTTCAGTGCCAGCCAGGGTTCCCTGGCtgccgccatcttcaact TATCGCAAGGCATTGGAAGACCTCTCATTGGACTCGCCAGTGACCATGTTGGGAGACTCAACGTAGCTGGCCTCGGGACGCTCACCGCCGGCGTGGTTGCTTTCTTCTTGTGGGTCTTCGCCGGGAAGTCGTACCCAGGGTTGATCATATACGCCCTGTTCGGGGCGTTTGCCGGCATCATCTGGCCTTGTGTGGCTCCCGTTGGAGCTGAGGTGGTCGGTCTCTCACTACTGCCTGCTGCTCTTTCAATTTATTGGCTTGTTCTCGTTCTTCCAGCCACCTT CGCCGAAGTGATTGGTCTGATGCTGAGAACATCTGGGGTTGATGGATACCTGAATGTCCAGATTTTCACGGGGGTCATGTATATTGCCTCTTTCGTGTCCA TCTGGCTTCTGAGGAGTTGGAAACTTCAACAAATGGAGATTTTGGGAACAATGGATGATCCGCTGGCGGTCGAGGCGCCCAATGCTGTCCAGTCGGGGGCAAAAGCATCTAAAAACGGGCGTCCGCGTTCGTACATCATGAATATGTTTGTTTTCAGGCATGTATAG